One stretch of Lacimicrobium alkaliphilum DNA includes these proteins:
- a CDS encoding isopenicillin N synthase family dioxygenase, which yields MKLIAIDYHADNADQAFVESLHQTGFGVLKNHPIDQKKVDDIYKAGKAFFDSEEKHQFLYDKETQDGYFPPTVSEVAKGHKTKDIKEYFHYYPWGRCPESLRQQLADYYTQTTDFAAELLGWVEKYSPDEVCRHYREPLSQMVKNSQQTLLRVLHYPPLTGGEEPGAIRAAAHEDINLLTILPAANEPGLQVKSKTGEWLDVPCDFGNLIVNIGDMLQEASGGYFPSTTHRVINPQGADQSRSRISLPLFLHPRPEVVLSDRHTADSYLKERLRELGVK from the coding sequence ATGAAACTCATAGCCATAGATTATCACGCCGACAATGCCGACCAGGCTTTTGTGGAATCCCTGCACCAGACCGGCTTTGGCGTTCTGAAGAACCACCCGATTGACCAGAAAAAGGTCGATGATATCTACAAAGCCGGTAAGGCGTTTTTCGACAGCGAAGAAAAGCATCAGTTTTTATATGACAAAGAAACTCAGGATGGCTACTTTCCGCCGACCGTTTCTGAAGTGGCAAAAGGGCATAAAACCAAAGACATTAAAGAATATTTCCATTATTACCCCTGGGGGCGCTGTCCTGAAAGCCTCAGACAACAACTGGCAGATTACTATACCCAGACCACAGACTTCGCTGCCGAACTGTTGGGCTGGGTAGAGAAATATTCTCCGGATGAGGTTTGCCGTCACTACCGTGAACCGCTGTCACAGATGGTTAAAAACAGCCAGCAAACTCTGCTGCGGGTATTGCATTACCCGCCACTGACTGGTGGTGAAGAGCCCGGCGCAATAAGGGCGGCAGCCCATGAAGACATCAATCTGCTGACCATACTACCGGCCGCCAATGAGCCTGGTTTACAGGTTAAGAGCAAAACAGGGGAATGGCTGGATGTGCCCTGTGATTTTGGCAATCTGATCGTCAATATTGGCGATATGCTACAGGAAGCTTCCGGAGGTTATTTTCCTTCCACCACCCACAGAGTGATCAATCCGCAAGGAGCCGATCAGAGCAGATCGCGCATATCCCTGCCGTTGTTTTTACATCCCCGCCCGGAAGTAGTGCTCTCTGACCGGCATACCGCAGACAGCTACCTCAAAGAACGACTTCGTGAACTGGGCGTAAAATAG
- a CDS encoding PhnD/SsuA/transferrin family substrate-binding protein has translation MTWSKTSLIFLALLLCSVLWLLAQRLHLKEPPTFMPLIQQNAECSTGTNKSSSALILFMNTESVARNLSQALCENQVVGKQFGKVRAFWSHSEAQVLQFVGKGIADLALIKENLLEAVEGESTYGYKMVAAYPDYSAYLIAMREKPLISKEYLLGKRLGLLDYPTSRSGHIIPIQLLKSLNLPLDNMQIAYANSHTELRKLLTSGQVDIISSFWRESDETILSKNYITPIEQAVSGSKWYLKMDTNNIDLFCAVQHTLIDIARNQNSSYFSRLTTEPNCHVE, from the coding sequence TTGACCTGGTCAAAAACTTCACTGATTTTTCTGGCATTGTTGCTGTGCAGTGTGCTTTGGCTGTTAGCGCAACGTCTTCATCTTAAAGAACCGCCGACATTTATGCCGTTGATTCAACAAAATGCCGAATGTAGTACGGGAACCAACAAGAGTTCCAGCGCTCTGATTCTGTTTATGAATACCGAGTCTGTGGCCAGAAACCTGTCTCAGGCCCTGTGCGAAAATCAGGTGGTCGGCAAGCAGTTCGGTAAAGTCAGGGCTTTCTGGAGCCATAGTGAAGCTCAGGTGCTTCAATTTGTTGGCAAAGGCATAGCCGATCTGGCGCTGATTAAGGAGAATTTGCTCGAGGCCGTAGAAGGCGAATCAACTTATGGCTATAAGATGGTAGCAGCCTACCCCGACTACTCAGCCTATCTGATTGCCATGCGCGAAAAACCGCTCATCAGTAAAGAGTACCTGTTGGGGAAGCGGCTGGGATTGCTGGATTATCCCACCAGTCGCTCGGGCCATATTATTCCGATTCAGCTTTTAAAGTCTCTTAATCTGCCGCTGGACAACATGCAGATAGCCTATGCCAACTCTCATACGGAGTTGAGGAAACTACTTACCTCGGGGCAAGTGGATATTATCTCCTCGTTCTGGCGGGAGAGTGACGAAACCATTCTGTCTAAGAACTATATTACCCCCATAGAACAAGCCGTAAGCGGCAGCAAGTGGTACCTGAAAATGGATACCAATAATATCGATCTGTTCTGCGCGGTACAGCATACCCTTATCGATATCGCCAGAAACCAGAATTCCAGTTATTTCAGCCGTCTTACCACAGAACCTAATTGTCATGTTGAATAA
- a CDS encoding NupC/NupG family nucleoside CNT transporter has translation MISLLGILTLFALGFLLSVNRRAINWRTVLGAFALQLSLGALVLYIPFGKDMLLSMAETVSQVIGFAKAGISFLFGDMGEMKFGFMFAVHVLPIIVFFSSFIAVLYYLGIMGWVIRLIGGAVRWLLKTSRPESMSATANIFVGQTEAPLVVRPFIPTMTRSELFAVMVGGLASVAGSVLAGYAGLGVELKYLIAASFMAAPGGLMMAKLILPETETPKNDVEELAEPEEKSVNVIDAAASGAASGLKLALNVGAMLLAFVGLIALLNGLIGWVGGWFGAGDLTLQIILGYVFQPLAFIIGVPWDEALRAGSFIGQKIVVNEFVAYLDFVSYKDQLSEGTQAIVTFALCGFANLSSIAILLGGLGSMAPSRRHEIAELGLRAVFAASLANLMSAAIAGFFIFL, from the coding sequence ATGATTAGTCTGCTTGGCATACTGACACTATTTGCTCTGGGCTTTTTGCTCTCTGTTAATCGCAGAGCCATCAACTGGCGCACCGTATTGGGCGCCTTTGCATTGCAGTTATCTTTGGGAGCACTGGTGCTCTATATTCCCTTTGGCAAGGACATGTTGTTGTCTATGGCCGAAACCGTTTCACAGGTCATCGGCTTTGCCAAAGCAGGAATCAGCTTCCTGTTCGGCGATATGGGCGAGATGAAATTCGGTTTTATGTTTGCCGTGCATGTGCTGCCCATTATTGTGTTTTTCTCCTCCTTTATCGCCGTGCTCTACTACCTGGGTATTATGGGCTGGGTGATACGCCTGATTGGCGGTGCGGTTCGCTGGCTGTTAAAAACCAGCCGGCCTGAATCCATGTCTGCCACCGCCAATATTTTTGTGGGCCAGACCGAAGCGCCTCTGGTGGTCCGGCCGTTTATCCCCACCATGACCCGCTCTGAATTGTTTGCTGTGATGGTCGGCGGCCTGGCTTCGGTGGCTGGTTCTGTGCTGGCCGGATACGCCGGATTGGGGGTAGAACTCAAATACCTTATCGCCGCCAGCTTTATGGCGGCACCGGGTGGCCTGATGATGGCAAAATTGATTCTTCCGGAAACCGAAACTCCTAAAAACGATGTTGAGGAACTGGCAGAGCCAGAAGAGAAGAGTGTCAATGTGATCGATGCCGCCGCCAGCGGTGCCGCCAGTGGTCTTAAGCTGGCCCTGAATGTCGGTGCCATGTTGCTGGCCTTTGTCGGCCTGATTGCCCTGTTAAACGGCCTGATTGGATGGGTTGGCGGCTGGTTTGGCGCTGGGGATCTGACCCTGCAGATTATTCTTGGTTATGTGTTCCAGCCTCTGGCCTTTATTATCGGTGTCCCCTGGGATGAAGCCCTTCGCGCCGGCAGCTTTATCGGTCAGAAGATTGTAGTGAATGAATTTGTCGCCTATCTGGATTTTGTAAGCTACAAAGATCAGTTAAGTGAGGGTACGCAGGCGATAGTGACCTTTGCCCTGTGCGGCTTTGCCAATTTAAGCTCCATCGCCATACTACTGGGGGGATTGGGCAGTATGGCCCCCAGCCGGCGCCATGAAATTGCCGAACTGGGTTTACGGGCAGTATTTGCCGCCTCACTGGCAAACCTGATGAGCGCCGCCATCGCCGGCTTTTTTATCTTCCTGTAA
- the udk gene encoding uridine kinase, with protein MSDTSIIAISGGSGSGKSLFTQTLITEILDSGMNILVLCEDHYYRDQSHMTMDERLKTNYDHPNAFEHELLIEHLLELKAGRSIEYPQYSFTTHTRLAETQTLEPASVIIVEGIMLLASPELLPLFDIKVFIDTPLDICLLRRITRDVQERGRTLQSVTEQYESTVKPMYHQFVAPSRFTADVVVTQGGKNRIALDVLKSHIQQALHREN; from the coding sequence ATGTCAGACACCAGTATCATCGCTATTTCAGGGGGCTCAGGCTCGGGAAAGTCACTTTTCACCCAAACCCTGATCACCGAAATACTGGACTCCGGCATGAATATTCTGGTGCTGTGCGAAGACCATTACTATCGTGATCAGTCTCATATGACCATGGATGAGCGGCTGAAAACCAATTACGACCACCCCAATGCCTTTGAGCATGAACTGCTGATAGAACACCTGCTGGAACTCAAAGCAGGCAGAAGCATTGAATATCCACAATATTCCTTTACCACCCACACGCGACTGGCAGAAACCCAGACACTGGAACCGGCATCGGTAATTATTGTCGAGGGCATTATGCTGCTGGCCAGCCCTGAGCTGCTGCCCTTATTCGATATCAAGGTATTTATTGATACGCCGCTGGATATCTGCCTGCTCAGGCGTATTACCCGGGATGTACAGGAGCGGGGCCGGACTCTGCAGTCTGTCACTGAGCAATATGAGTCCACGGTCAAGCCTATGTACCATCAGTTTGTTGCTCCCAGCCGTTTTACCGCCGATGTGGTGGTCACTCAGGGTGGCAAGAACCGCATTGCCCTGGATGTACTCAAATCCCATATACAACAGGCGCTGCACCGGGAAAATTAA